The following proteins come from a genomic window of Lineus longissimus chromosome 18, tnLinLong1.2, whole genome shotgun sequence:
- the LOC135502393 gene encoding fasciclin-2-like isoform X5: MWIFPEFLSNVEGILGKTIMQRMQILVAVFGVALMFLSAKAMDLDIKPAGATLAKSKGASFMLTCVATGIPSDSNFKPQLEWYGPNNAGRPLTDADLAAYNGLLDRDTYENKLKIRFEGIKGDAQGKYVCRAKTETGESRQAAIQLQLFKKITFDDAPEEQFPVQGENALIKCVVSGSPEPSITWKVNGKRIDFNSPTNTKYGEDEQKRGIIVKTIAQEDEGAYECHAEVESDGQMQVRKIKVTVNIKPKFADGYKPEVIDTPIVGKTIKLRCFAETGKPEPTYHFYKKSAPNDELTTKKDSRYTLAQKAGPNSKSGELTITDVKAEDDGDYICRTKSQAGPTDVEFNVDVIEPPQLIKFEDQVFKSKEQGFLRCEVNGDPKPELSFKKAGSSSSYVLGKQPDDSRISIKHSTTESGYAVIELQIAGLTAEDTNNYTCSAKNSGGSQEWEGSITVQYKPDLSQTENTSFHWIGNTKNVTCLSDGEPAPSFQWQHDGSDINDDSTYKIFNEKKKSNLQIKIPKGETSANIAWIFGKYTCIATNDIGDDTHDIMVKEAVTPKKPDRVTIIRHTPTTITFKAEGPNEPGQIDLIGYFVELKKDDGTAGDYTAKYDYAINKTIKVFNLESNTKYQFRITSYNAVGSSAEGIKINHTTDNMRAPYPVVIISRNISEQPNVYKIKWEKPDNGGQPIQLYKISYRVVEVDPNDESKIISGEGWMEIKAKINPNKKSYNLRHLRANNYYEVKITAKNDLGVSEPKAYLFKTVQAAYMPLPNKATPPPILETKPTTPNTDGGTWPIKSSGIKSLASPALVAIMLIISKLQL; encoded by the exons CCAAAGCAATGGACTTAGATATCAAACCGGCCGGAGCAACTTTAGCAAAATCAAAAGGCGCATCCTTTATGTTGACTTGTGTAGCTACAGGAATACCTAGTGATTCAAATTTTAAGCCTCAGTTAGAGTGGTACGGGCCGAATAATGCTGGGCGACCGTTGACAGATGCTGATTTAGCTGCTTA TAATGGATTATTAGATAGGGATACTTAtgaaaacaaattgaaaatacGATTTGAAGGAATAAAGGGCGATGCACAGGGGAAGTACGTGTGTCGAGCTAAGACGGAGACAGGAGAATCTCGTCAGGCCGCGATTCAGCTACAGCTATTTA AGAAGATCACATTTGACGATGCGCCAGAAGAGCAGTTCCCAGTCCAGGGCGAAAACGCTTTGATCAAGTGTGTTGTCAGTGGATCACCGGAACCTAGCATTACCTGGAAGGTCAATGGCAAACGTATCGACTTCAACTCGCCAACGA ACACCAAGTATGGTGAGGACGAGCAAAAGCGTGGCATAATCGTGAAAACGATCGCTCAGGAAGACGAGGGGGCGTACGAATGTCATGCGGAGGTCGAATCCGACGGTCAGATGCAAGTCAGAAAGATAAAAGTCACGGTGAACA TCAAGCCGAAGTTTGCCGATGGATACAAGCCAGAAGTTATTGACACGCCCATTGTCGGCAAGACAATTAAGCTCAGGTGTTTCGCAGAGACGGGTAAACCGGAACCAACATATCATTTCTATAAG AAAAGTGCACCAAATGATGAACTGACGACCAAGAAGGATAGTCGGTACACACTTGCGCAAAAGGCGGGACCAAACTCGAAATCGGGTGAACTCACGATCACGGATGTGAAAGCTGAAGACGATGGGGATTACATATGTCGGACGAAGAGTCAGGCGGGTCCTACGGATGTGGAGTTCAACGTGGACGTGATCG AGCCACCTCAGTTGATCAAGTTTGAGGACCAAGTCTTCAAGAGTAAGGAGCAAGGCTTCTTAAGATGTGAAGTCAACGGCGATCCAAAACCAGAGCTTTCGTTCAAGAAGGCTGGTAGCAGCTCCTCCTATGTACTCGGAAAACAACCG GATGATTCTCGGATCAGCATCAAACACTCGACGACTGAAAGCGGATACGCAGTCATTGAGCTCCAGATTGCTGGTCTGACCGCTGAGGATACCAACAACTACACATGCTCGGCCAAGAATAGCGGCGGCTCACAGGAATGGGAGGGTAGCATTACTGTCCAAT ATAAACCTGACTTGAGCCAGACTGAGAACACATCATTCCACTGGATCGGTAACACCAAGAATGTGACATGTCTGAGCGATGGTGAGCCAGCGCCATCATTCCAGTGGCAGCATGATGGCAGTGACATCAACGACGACTCGACGTACAAGATCTTCAATGAGAAGAAGAAAAGCAACCTTCAG ATTAAAATTCCAAAAGGTGAAACGAGTGCCAACATTGCCTGGATCTTTGGTAAATACACCTGTATCGCCACAAATGACATCGGCGATGACACGCATGACATCATGGTCAAAGAAGCAGTCACCCCGAAGAAGCCTGACCGAGTCACAATCATCCGCCACACGCCGACCACGATAACATTCAAAGCAGAGGGACCAAACGAACCGGGACAGATAGATTTGATCGGCTATTTTGTCGAGTTGAAGAAAGATGATGGCACAGCGGGCGACTACACAGCTAAATATGACTACGCTATCA ACAAAACGATCAAGGTTTTCAACCTGGAGTCAAACACCAAGTATCAGTTCAGGATAACGTCGTACAACGCCGTGGGATCCAGCGCCGAGGGCATCAAGATCAACCACACAACAGACAACATGC gCGCCCCCTATCCAGTTGTAATCATTTCAAGGAACATTAGCGAACAACCTAATGTATATAAAATAAAATGGGAAAAACCAGACAACGGTGGCCAGCCGATCCAGCTATACAAGATAAGTTACAGAGTG GTCGAAGTGGATCCAAATGACGAATCTAAAATAATCAGTGGCGAAGGGTGGATGGAGATCAAAGCAAAAATTAATCCGAACAAAAAAAGTTACAATCTAAGACATCTGCGGGCGAATAATTACTATGAGGTGAAAATAACGGCAAAAAATGACCTGGGAGTGTCGGAACCAAAGGCCTATCTATTCAAGACCGTTCAAG CTGCATATATGCCTCTCCCAAATAAGGCAACACCGCCCCCTATACTTGAAACAAAACCAACAACTCCGAACA
- the LOC135502393 gene encoding fasciclin-2-like isoform X7, with product MWIFPEFLSNVEGILGKTIMQRMQILVAVFGVALMFLSAKAMDLDIKPAGATLAKSKGASFMLTCVATGIPSDSNFKPQLEWYGPNNAGRPLTDADLAAYNGLLDRDTYENKLKIRFEGIKGDAQGKYVCRAKTETGESRQAAIQLQLFKKITFDDAPEEQFPVQGENALIKCVVSGSPEPSITWKVNGKRIDFNSPTNTKYGEDEQKRGIIVKTIAQEDEGAYECHAEVESDGQMQVRKIKVTVNIKPKFADGYKPEVIDTPIVGKTIKLRCFAETGKPEPTYHFYKKSAPNDELTTKKDSRYTLAQKAGPNSKSGELTITDVKAEDDGDYICRTKSQAGPTDVEFNVDVIEPPQLIKFEDQVFKSKEQGFLRCEVNGDPKPELSFKKAGSSSSYVLGKQPDDSRISIKHSTTESGYAVIELQIAGLTAEDTNNYTCSAKNSGGSQEWEGSITVQYKPDLSQTENTSFHWIGNTKNVTCLSDGEPAPSFQWQHDGSDINDDSTYKIFNEKKKSNLQIKIPKGETSANIAWIFGKYTCIATNDIGDDTHDIMVKEAVTPKKPDRVTIIRHTPTTITFKAEGPNEPGQIDLIGYFVELKKDDGTAGDYTAKYDYAINKTIKVFNLESNTKYQFRITSYNAVGSSAEGIKINHTTDNMRAPYPVVIISRNISEQPNVYKIKWEKPDNGGQPIQLYKISYRVVEVDPNDESKIISGEGWMEIKAKINPNKKSYNLRHLRANNYYEVKITAKNDLGVSEPKAYLFKTVQADGGTWPIKSSGIKSLASPALVAIMLIISKLQL from the exons CCAAAGCAATGGACTTAGATATCAAACCGGCCGGAGCAACTTTAGCAAAATCAAAAGGCGCATCCTTTATGTTGACTTGTGTAGCTACAGGAATACCTAGTGATTCAAATTTTAAGCCTCAGTTAGAGTGGTACGGGCCGAATAATGCTGGGCGACCGTTGACAGATGCTGATTTAGCTGCTTA TAATGGATTATTAGATAGGGATACTTAtgaaaacaaattgaaaatacGATTTGAAGGAATAAAGGGCGATGCACAGGGGAAGTACGTGTGTCGAGCTAAGACGGAGACAGGAGAATCTCGTCAGGCCGCGATTCAGCTACAGCTATTTA AGAAGATCACATTTGACGATGCGCCAGAAGAGCAGTTCCCAGTCCAGGGCGAAAACGCTTTGATCAAGTGTGTTGTCAGTGGATCACCGGAACCTAGCATTACCTGGAAGGTCAATGGCAAACGTATCGACTTCAACTCGCCAACGA ACACCAAGTATGGTGAGGACGAGCAAAAGCGTGGCATAATCGTGAAAACGATCGCTCAGGAAGACGAGGGGGCGTACGAATGTCATGCGGAGGTCGAATCCGACGGTCAGATGCAAGTCAGAAAGATAAAAGTCACGGTGAACA TCAAGCCGAAGTTTGCCGATGGATACAAGCCAGAAGTTATTGACACGCCCATTGTCGGCAAGACAATTAAGCTCAGGTGTTTCGCAGAGACGGGTAAACCGGAACCAACATATCATTTCTATAAG AAAAGTGCACCAAATGATGAACTGACGACCAAGAAGGATAGTCGGTACACACTTGCGCAAAAGGCGGGACCAAACTCGAAATCGGGTGAACTCACGATCACGGATGTGAAAGCTGAAGACGATGGGGATTACATATGTCGGACGAAGAGTCAGGCGGGTCCTACGGATGTGGAGTTCAACGTGGACGTGATCG AGCCACCTCAGTTGATCAAGTTTGAGGACCAAGTCTTCAAGAGTAAGGAGCAAGGCTTCTTAAGATGTGAAGTCAACGGCGATCCAAAACCAGAGCTTTCGTTCAAGAAGGCTGGTAGCAGCTCCTCCTATGTACTCGGAAAACAACCG GATGATTCTCGGATCAGCATCAAACACTCGACGACTGAAAGCGGATACGCAGTCATTGAGCTCCAGATTGCTGGTCTGACCGCTGAGGATACCAACAACTACACATGCTCGGCCAAGAATAGCGGCGGCTCACAGGAATGGGAGGGTAGCATTACTGTCCAAT ATAAACCTGACTTGAGCCAGACTGAGAACACATCATTCCACTGGATCGGTAACACCAAGAATGTGACATGTCTGAGCGATGGTGAGCCAGCGCCATCATTCCAGTGGCAGCATGATGGCAGTGACATCAACGACGACTCGACGTACAAGATCTTCAATGAGAAGAAGAAAAGCAACCTTCAG ATTAAAATTCCAAAAGGTGAAACGAGTGCCAACATTGCCTGGATCTTTGGTAAATACACCTGTATCGCCACAAATGACATCGGCGATGACACGCATGACATCATGGTCAAAGAAGCAGTCACCCCGAAGAAGCCTGACCGAGTCACAATCATCCGCCACACGCCGACCACGATAACATTCAAAGCAGAGGGACCAAACGAACCGGGACAGATAGATTTGATCGGCTATTTTGTCGAGTTGAAGAAAGATGATGGCACAGCGGGCGACTACACAGCTAAATATGACTACGCTATCA ACAAAACGATCAAGGTTTTCAACCTGGAGTCAAACACCAAGTATCAGTTCAGGATAACGTCGTACAACGCCGTGGGATCCAGCGCCGAGGGCATCAAGATCAACCACACAACAGACAACATGC gCGCCCCCTATCCAGTTGTAATCATTTCAAGGAACATTAGCGAACAACCTAATGTATATAAAATAAAATGGGAAAAACCAGACAACGGTGGCCAGCCGATCCAGCTATACAAGATAAGTTACAGAGTG GTCGAAGTGGATCCAAATGACGAATCTAAAATAATCAGTGGCGAAGGGTGGATGGAGATCAAAGCAAAAATTAATCCGAACAAAAAAAGTTACAATCTAAGACATCTGCGGGCGAATAATTACTATGAGGTGAAAATAACGGCAAAAAATGACCTGGGAGTGTCGGAACCAAAGGCCTATCTATTCAAGACCGTTCAAG
- the LOC135502393 gene encoding fasciclin-2-like isoform X6, which translates to MWIFPEFLSNVEGILGKTIMQRMQILVAVFGVALMFLSAKAMDLDIKPAGATLAKSKGASFMLTCVATGIPSDSNFKPQLEWYGPNNAGRPLTDADLAAYNGLLDRDTYENKLKIRFEGIKGDAQGKYVCRAKTETGESRQAAIQLQLFKKITFDDAPEEQFPVQGENALIKCVVSGSPEPSITWKVNGKRIDFNSPTNTKYGEDEQKRGIIVKTIAQEDEGAYECHAEVESDGQMQVRKIKVTVNIKPKFADGYKPEVIDTPIVGKTIKLRCFAETGKPEPTYHFYKKSAPNDELTTKKDSRYTLAQKAGPNSKSGELTITDVKAEDDGDYICRTKSQAGPTDVEFNVDVIEPPQLIKFEDQVFKSKEQGFLRCEVNGDPKPELSFKKAGSSSSYVLGKQPDDSRISIKHSTTESGYAVIELQIAGLTAEDTNNYTCSAKNSGGSQEWEGSITVQYKPDLSQTENTSFHWIGNTKNVTCLSDGEPAPSFQWQHDGSDINDDSTYKIFNEKKKSNLQIKIPKGETSANIAWIFGKYTCIATNDIGDDTHDIMVKEAVTPKKPDRVTIIRHTPTTITFKAEGPNEPGQIDLIGYFVELKKDDGTAGDYTAKYDYAINKTIKVFNLESNTKYQFRITSYNAVGSSAEGIKINHTTDNMRAPYPVVIISRNISEQPNVYKIKWEKPDNGGQPIQLYKISYRVVEVDPNDESKIISGEGWMEIKAKINPNKKSYNLRHLRANNYYEVKITAKNDLGVSEPKAYLFKTVQAADGGTWPIKSSGIKSLASPALVAIMLIISKLQL; encoded by the exons CCAAAGCAATGGACTTAGATATCAAACCGGCCGGAGCAACTTTAGCAAAATCAAAAGGCGCATCCTTTATGTTGACTTGTGTAGCTACAGGAATACCTAGTGATTCAAATTTTAAGCCTCAGTTAGAGTGGTACGGGCCGAATAATGCTGGGCGACCGTTGACAGATGCTGATTTAGCTGCTTA TAATGGATTATTAGATAGGGATACTTAtgaaaacaaattgaaaatacGATTTGAAGGAATAAAGGGCGATGCACAGGGGAAGTACGTGTGTCGAGCTAAGACGGAGACAGGAGAATCTCGTCAGGCCGCGATTCAGCTACAGCTATTTA AGAAGATCACATTTGACGATGCGCCAGAAGAGCAGTTCCCAGTCCAGGGCGAAAACGCTTTGATCAAGTGTGTTGTCAGTGGATCACCGGAACCTAGCATTACCTGGAAGGTCAATGGCAAACGTATCGACTTCAACTCGCCAACGA ACACCAAGTATGGTGAGGACGAGCAAAAGCGTGGCATAATCGTGAAAACGATCGCTCAGGAAGACGAGGGGGCGTACGAATGTCATGCGGAGGTCGAATCCGACGGTCAGATGCAAGTCAGAAAGATAAAAGTCACGGTGAACA TCAAGCCGAAGTTTGCCGATGGATACAAGCCAGAAGTTATTGACACGCCCATTGTCGGCAAGACAATTAAGCTCAGGTGTTTCGCAGAGACGGGTAAACCGGAACCAACATATCATTTCTATAAG AAAAGTGCACCAAATGATGAACTGACGACCAAGAAGGATAGTCGGTACACACTTGCGCAAAAGGCGGGACCAAACTCGAAATCGGGTGAACTCACGATCACGGATGTGAAAGCTGAAGACGATGGGGATTACATATGTCGGACGAAGAGTCAGGCGGGTCCTACGGATGTGGAGTTCAACGTGGACGTGATCG AGCCACCTCAGTTGATCAAGTTTGAGGACCAAGTCTTCAAGAGTAAGGAGCAAGGCTTCTTAAGATGTGAAGTCAACGGCGATCCAAAACCAGAGCTTTCGTTCAAGAAGGCTGGTAGCAGCTCCTCCTATGTACTCGGAAAACAACCG GATGATTCTCGGATCAGCATCAAACACTCGACGACTGAAAGCGGATACGCAGTCATTGAGCTCCAGATTGCTGGTCTGACCGCTGAGGATACCAACAACTACACATGCTCGGCCAAGAATAGCGGCGGCTCACAGGAATGGGAGGGTAGCATTACTGTCCAAT ATAAACCTGACTTGAGCCAGACTGAGAACACATCATTCCACTGGATCGGTAACACCAAGAATGTGACATGTCTGAGCGATGGTGAGCCAGCGCCATCATTCCAGTGGCAGCATGATGGCAGTGACATCAACGACGACTCGACGTACAAGATCTTCAATGAGAAGAAGAAAAGCAACCTTCAG ATTAAAATTCCAAAAGGTGAAACGAGTGCCAACATTGCCTGGATCTTTGGTAAATACACCTGTATCGCCACAAATGACATCGGCGATGACACGCATGACATCATGGTCAAAGAAGCAGTCACCCCGAAGAAGCCTGACCGAGTCACAATCATCCGCCACACGCCGACCACGATAACATTCAAAGCAGAGGGACCAAACGAACCGGGACAGATAGATTTGATCGGCTATTTTGTCGAGTTGAAGAAAGATGATGGCACAGCGGGCGACTACACAGCTAAATATGACTACGCTATCA ACAAAACGATCAAGGTTTTCAACCTGGAGTCAAACACCAAGTATCAGTTCAGGATAACGTCGTACAACGCCGTGGGATCCAGCGCCGAGGGCATCAAGATCAACCACACAACAGACAACATGC gCGCCCCCTATCCAGTTGTAATCATTTCAAGGAACATTAGCGAACAACCTAATGTATATAAAATAAAATGGGAAAAACCAGACAACGGTGGCCAGCCGATCCAGCTATACAAGATAAGTTACAGAGTG GTCGAAGTGGATCCAAATGACGAATCTAAAATAATCAGTGGCGAAGGGTGGATGGAGATCAAAGCAAAAATTAATCCGAACAAAAAAAGTTACAATCTAAGACATCTGCGGGCGAATAATTACTATGAGGTGAAAATAACGGCAAAAAATGACCTGGGAGTGTCGGAACCAAAGGCCTATCTATTCAAGACCGTTCAAG